The following are encoded in a window of Desulfuromonas sp. genomic DNA:
- a CDS encoding protein-glutamate O-methyltransferase CheR → MMLFAPEIPMDQEEFRLLRDLVYQHCGLHFTEDSKYLLEKRLGKRVRHHRLKNFKEYYYLLRYNQDKDQEFTEVINVLTTNETYFFREDFQLKTFTDEILPEIRRRKETLGEKRLRIWSAGCSTGEEPYTIAMLLLDDPSFHDWQIEIVGTDISQRVLQLARKGEYGDSSFRSTEPSYKRRFFTEVNGKFQIADRVKNLVSISHLNLFYSSRVALLGTMDVVFCRNVIIYFDLAAKRRVVEGFHNRLRPEGFLLLGHSESLMNISNAFVLRHYTHDMVYQRPGLGQTAGGRA, encoded by the coding sequence ATTATGCTGTTTGCCCCCGAAATCCCCATGGACCAAGAGGAGTTCCGACTGCTCAGGGACCTGGTGTATCAGCATTGCGGGCTCCACTTTACCGAGGACTCCAAGTACCTGCTTGAAAAACGCCTCGGCAAAAGGGTCCGGCACCACCGGTTGAAGAATTTCAAGGAATATTATTACCTGCTGCGTTACAACCAGGACAAGGATCAGGAGTTCACCGAGGTCATCAACGTTCTGACCACCAACGAGACGTACTTTTTCCGTGAAGATTTTCAGCTCAAGACCTTCACGGACGAGATCCTTCCCGAAATCCGCAGGCGCAAAGAAACCCTCGGGGAAAAGCGGCTCAGGATCTGGAGCGCGGGGTGCTCCACGGGCGAAGAACCCTACACCATCGCCATGCTCCTGCTGGATGACCCCTCCTTTCACGATTGGCAGATCGAGATCGTCGGAACCGATATCAGCCAACGCGTGCTTCAGCTCGCCCGCAAGGGTGAGTACGGCGATTCCTCCTTCCGGAGTACCGAGCCCTCCTACAAGCGGCGCTTTTTCACCGAAGTCAATGGCAAGTTCCAGATAGCGGACCGGGTCAAGAATTTGGTCAGCATCAGCCATCTCAACCTCTTTTACTCTTCCCGGGTCGCCCTTCTCGGAACCATGGACGTGGTCTTCTGCCGGAACGTCATTATCTATTTCGACCTCGCGGCCAAGCGCCGCGTGGTCGAAGGTTTTCACAACCGGCTCCGGCCCGAGGGCTTCCTTTTGCTGGGGCATTCCGAATCGCTTATGAACATCAGCAACGCCTTTGTGCTGCGGCACTACACTCATGACATGGTTTACCAGCGTCCGGGCCTCGGGCAGACTGCGGGAGGCCGGGCATGA
- a CDS encoding HEAT repeat domain-containing protein has translation MKKVDKILEILESGQEEERLGILNEICNAPEEEVRPCLYRAMGDSSWRVRKEATEIFLSRPAPERFAGEVARLLYEHDNAGQRNAAVEILVRLGQPVLPLLFKEVLSDEQDVRKFVLDILGEIGDGSCLQTMIDALADADQNVRQAAAENLGKLGLPEAVPHLVDVMDTADLWFRYTILDALGRIGAPVDVKKLLPLQEEPLLRKALFECLGRVGGADAVASLAGGLGDEMRTVREAAAVALESLSQRISHDAFSSLRPEGGAAAALDPGELLGSGDPRVRLAAVRLMGLLGDERHSRRLLELADDEELREEAARALVALGPHAARTLLPAWDGLESFARVMTAYTVGETGCREGTAVLLKGLSDDDQDVRAISARALGKLDDPASFAGLLTALEDPSDEVRESALQSLSLLGASFPAQTVTALKDLLEHDDPSLRTLAVRVLGRLEGEEIDGFLALAIKDHSQTVRRAAICALEGKPIAGHLPVLMLALTDEDKEVRRLAAEVLGSAGDIQASRPLELALQDEDPWVRTAAVRSLGLLGAQAPVPVIEKALHDPVGLVVIAALETLAVLDFEKYSLHFVHALGHEDVEVVNAALKMLGERGFRDWISASLDGLLNHRHREVRSTFIRILGFLEGPASRPHLERRLRVEDDDLVQAEIRDFLAQWPISQG, from the coding sequence GTGAAGAAGGTCGATAAGATTCTTGAAATCCTGGAGTCGGGGCAGGAGGAAGAGCGGCTCGGGATTCTCAACGAGATATGCAACGCTCCGGAGGAAGAGGTCCGTCCCTGCCTGTACCGCGCCATGGGAGACTCCAGTTGGCGGGTGCGCAAGGAGGCGACGGAGATTTTCCTCTCCCGGCCCGCTCCCGAGAGGTTTGCCGGAGAGGTCGCCCGGCTGCTCTACGAGCACGACAATGCCGGCCAGCGCAACGCAGCCGTCGAAATCCTTGTCCGCCTCGGCCAGCCTGTCCTGCCCCTGCTGTTCAAGGAGGTTCTCAGCGACGAGCAGGACGTGCGCAAGTTCGTTCTCGACATCCTCGGGGAGATCGGGGACGGAAGCTGCCTGCAGACGATGATCGACGCTCTTGCCGATGCCGACCAGAACGTGCGCCAGGCGGCCGCGGAGAACCTCGGCAAGCTCGGACTGCCCGAGGCGGTCCCCCACCTTGTGGACGTCATGGACACGGCCGATCTCTGGTTCCGGTACACCATTCTCGACGCCCTGGGCCGCATCGGCGCCCCGGTCGATGTCAAAAAACTCCTTCCCCTTCAGGAAGAGCCCCTGCTGCGAAAGGCCCTCTTCGAGTGCCTTGGCCGGGTCGGCGGAGCCGACGCCGTCGCGTCCCTGGCCGGCGGTTTGGGGGACGAAATGCGCACGGTTCGCGAGGCCGCCGCCGTGGCCCTGGAGAGTCTTTCACAGCGGATTTCCCACGACGCCTTCTCTTCTCTGCGCCCGGAGGGGGGAGCCGCCGCGGCGCTCGACCCCGGGGAGCTTCTGGGCAGCGGCGACCCCCGCGTCCGCCTGGCAGCGGTCCGGCTCATGGGCCTGTTGGGCGATGAACGCCACAGCCGTCGCCTGCTCGAACTGGCCGACGACGAGGAACTGAGGGAAGAGGCGGCCCGGGCCTTGGTCGCCCTCGGTCCCCATGCGGCCCGGACGCTGCTGCCCGCCTGGGACGGCCTGGAGAGCTTCGCCAGGGTTATGACGGCCTACACGGTCGGGGAGACGGGTTGCCGGGAAGGGACAGCGGTCCTGCTGAAAGGGCTGTCCGACGATGACCAGGACGTTCGGGCAATTTCCGCCCGGGCCCTTGGAAAGCTCGATGATCCGGCGAGCTTTGCCGGTCTTCTCACCGCCCTTGAGGACCCGTCCGACGAAGTTCGTGAATCGGCTCTTCAGTCACTCTCCCTGCTTGGTGCAAGTTTTCCCGCCCAGACGGTGACCGCCCTGAAGGATCTCCTCGAACACGATGACCCATCCCTGAGGACTCTGGCCGTTCGGGTCCTGGGCCGTCTCGAGGGCGAAGAGATCGACGGTTTTTTGGCTTTAGCCATCAAGGACCACTCACAGACGGTGCGACGGGCCGCGATTTGCGCCCTGGAGGGAAAACCGATCGCGGGACACCTGCCGGTACTGATGCTGGCCCTGACCGATGAGGACAAGGAGGTGAGGCGGCTGGCCGCCGAGGTGCTCGGAAGCGCCGGCGATATTCAGGCGAGCCGCCCCCTCGAACTGGCCCTTCAGGACGAAGATCCCTGGGTGCGCACAGCGGCGGTGAGGTCCCTCGGCCTGCTCGGCGCACAGGCGCCTGTTCCCGTGATCGAAAAAGCCCTGCACGACCCCGTCGGCCTGGTGGTCATTGCCGCCCTGGAGACTCTTGCAGTTCTCGATTTCGAAAAGTATTCCCTCCATTTCGTTCATGCTCTTGGCCACGAAGATGTGGAGGTTGTGAACGCGGCCCTGAAAATGCTTGGAGAGCGGGGATTCCGGGACTGGATCTCCGCGTCTTTGGACGGACTGCTCAACCATCGTCACCGGGAAGTGCGAAGTACCTTTATCCGCATCCTCGGATTCCTGGAAGGGCCGGCGAGCAGGCCCCACCTCGAACGCCGCCTGCGGGTCGAGGACGATGACCTGGTTCAGGCGGAGATCCGCGATTTTCTGGCCCAGTGGCCCATTTCACAGGGGTAA
- a CDS encoding response regulator: MTLSCPACRTRFRIEPRRIQGKRVSLKCPRCQRVFKVDTPAPQPPSGLRVVVCHSDLDLCGSIGRLLDKEGMACTACQDGHQALRSIAELGPNVVLLDVGLQGVFAFEVIDKIRHTPGLEKVKIILLSSIYNKTAYKRRPETLYGADDYLEKHHIPGDLVPKIRELVGIGVEAPAPAPPVAAGEGTAVAEERQELDEALRRTEGGESATELTGEEDKARRLAHIIVSDIVLYNQDRVEEGVRGGTFFELLSEEIEEGRRLFNQRVAPELARQEDFLGNAFSALIERQQRELQLASTV, encoded by the coding sequence ATGACTCTGAGTTGCCCCGCCTGTCGTACCCGCTTTCGCATCGAGCCCCGGCGAATTCAAGGCAAACGTGTCTCTCTGAAGTGCCCCCGTTGCCAGAGGGTTTTCAAGGTCGACACCCCTGCGCCCCAACCCCCTTCCGGCCTGCGGGTGGTTGTGTGCCACAGTGACCTGGACCTGTGCGGCTCCATCGGTCGCCTTCTCGATAAGGAGGGGATGGCCTGCACCGCTTGCCAGGACGGGCATCAGGCCCTGCGGTCCATCGCCGAACTCGGGCCCAATGTGGTCCTTCTCGACGTCGGTCTGCAAGGGGTTTTTGCCTTCGAGGTGATCGACAAGATCCGTCACACCCCCGGACTCGAAAAAGTTAAAATCATCCTCTTGTCGTCTATTTACAACAAAACGGCCTACAAACGCAGGCCCGAGACCCTCTACGGCGCCGACGATTACCTGGAGAAGCACCACATCCCCGGCGATCTGGTTCCGAAGATTCGCGAACTGGTCGGGATCGGGGTCGAGGCCCCAGCCCCAGCGCCGCCCGTTGCAGCCGGGGAGGGCACTGCCGTGGCTGAAGAGCGCCAGGAACTCGATGAGGCTCTGCGCAGGACCGAAGGGGGCGAATCGGCCACGGAACTGACCGGTGAGGAAGACAAGGCCCGCCGTCTCGCTCACATCATCGTCTCTGATATTGTCCTGTATAATCAGGACCGGGTCGAGGAGGGGGTCCGTGGTGGCACGTTTTTTGAATTGCTGTCCGAAGAGATTGAAGAGGGGCGTCGCCTCTTCAACCAACGGGTCGCTCCCGAACTTGCCCGGCAGGAGGATTTCCTGGGCAACGCCTTCAGCGCCCTTATTGAGCGGCAGCAGCGGGAGCTTCAGCTGGCCTCCACGGTATAG
- a CDS encoding chemotaxis protein CheW produces MACFRVGEETYALDILRIKEIIRPQKLTPVPKAPAFIEGVINLRGAVIPVVDLRKRFEQSVTEPGRKTRIIICAMRGKVVGLLVDDVYEVCRYGRQEVHPAPQFLKGRGAQFFLGVCRREDDLVMVLDLEKILSSEEKIDLEKLPPLPNPAEG; encoded by the coding sequence TTGGCCTGCTTCAGGGTGGGCGAGGAGACCTACGCACTGGACATCCTCCGCATCAAGGAGATCATCCGGCCGCAGAAATTGACTCCCGTGCCGAAGGCTCCCGCCTTTATCGAGGGTGTCATTAACCTGCGCGGGGCGGTCATCCCGGTGGTCGACCTGCGCAAACGTTTCGAACAGTCGGTCACGGAACCGGGGCGCAAGACGCGCATCATCATATGCGCCATGAGAGGTAAGGTCGTCGGTCTTCTGGTCGATGATGTCTACGAGGTGTGCCGCTACGGCCGCCAAGAGGTCCATCCCGCTCCCCAGTTCCTGAAAGGAAGGGGGGCGCAGTTTTTTCTCGGTGTATGCCGCCGGGAGGACGACCTGGTCATGGTCCTCGATCTGGAGAAAATCCTCTCCAGCGAAGAAAAAATCGATCTTGAAAAACTCCCGCCCCTGCCCAATCCGGCCGAAGGATGA
- a CDS encoding response regulator, with protein sequence MSNKRILIVEDEESLLKLESILLTSKGYEVKGVASGQAALDSLAEDVPDLVLLDIMLPEIDGFEVCRRIKAAEATKNLPVIMLTAKKSREDMARGEKVGADWYITKPFKSAMVIETIQRFVGK encoded by the coding sequence GTGTCGAACAAGAGAATCCTGATCGTCGAAGACGAGGAGAGCCTGCTCAAACTCGAGAGTATCCTGTTGACCTCCAAGGGATATGAAGTAAAGGGAGTGGCCAGCGGTCAAGCCGCCCTAGATTCCCTTGCCGAGGACGTGCCGGACCTGGTGCTGCTCGACATCATGCTGCCGGAGATCGACGGCTTTGAAGTCTGCCGCCGCATCAAGGCCGCCGAGGCCACCAAGAACCTGCCGGTGATCATGCTGACCGCCAAAAAAAGCCGTGAGGACATGGCTCGCGGCGAAAAGGTCGGCGCTGACTGGTACATCACCAAACCCTTCAAATCCGCCATGGTGATCGAAACCATTCAGAGGTTCGTCGGAAAATGA
- a CDS encoding chemotaxis protein CheW, with amino-acid sequence MDLAEIRKKAKQAPDKARDVGGPPPVKSAPVRNASSIQGAPQVGDEPEFFSMGTVEPDEPDGVDPLEALFAWRPELDLATEESYLQGLIDHRREETRDLRQWLAFTLGAEEYAVDIEHVGEIIKPREITDIPRAPEFILGIISLRGIITPVFDLKKRLNLGVGELTPMSRIVICQQGDRHVGLLVDRISHVVRLHSAQIEPPPGVLSGLDRDMVEGVGRDQERMMILLHLPSVLDAELC; translated from the coding sequence ATGGATCTCGCCGAAATCCGAAAAAAAGCCAAGCAAGCGCCTGATAAGGCAAGGGACGTCGGAGGGCCGCCACCGGTCAAGTCCGCTCCGGTGCGCAACGCTTCCTCCATCCAGGGGGCTCCTCAGGTCGGGGACGAACCTGAGTTCTTCTCCATGGGCACGGTTGAGCCGGACGAACCCGATGGAGTAGATCCTCTGGAAGCTTTGTTCGCCTGGCGACCCGAACTCGACCTGGCCACCGAGGAGAGCTACCTTCAAGGCCTGATCGATCACCGTCGGGAGGAGACCCGGGACCTGCGTCAGTGGTTGGCATTTACCCTCGGCGCCGAGGAATACGCCGTCGATATCGAGCATGTCGGTGAGATCATCAAGCCCCGGGAGATCACCGATATCCCCCGGGCCCCCGAATTCATTCTGGGGATCATCTCTTTGCGGGGGATCATCACCCCGGTATTCGACCTGAAGAAACGTCTCAATCTGGGAGTCGGAGAATTGACACCCATGTCCCGCATCGTCATATGCCAGCAGGGGGATCGCCACGTGGGCCTGCTGGTCGATCGGATCAGTCACGTCGTTCGTCTCCATTCCGCGCAGATCGAACCGCCACCGGGCGTTCTGTCCGGCCTGGACCGGGACATGGTCGAAGGGGTGGGGAGGGATCAGGAACGGATGATGATTCTTTTGCATTTGCCAAGCGTTCTGGATGCAGAACTTTGTTGA